The following are encoded together in the Bradyrhizobium sp. CCGUVB1N3 genome:
- a CDS encoding diguanylate cyclase: protein MPRLTPERTFLAGKIIFNFGQSSLDCVVRRMSEEGATLQLETGLGVPDQFQLKLADDELLACRVVWRSDREIGVALGRVGGEVRNEAPSARRGDALMRSQMLALRAALDHVPTGIVLLDAQLRARLINRSFRQMWRLPEEVADSNPSILTLLYHGRDTGAYEVAAAELDALVAMRVRQIEAGDPTPVDLRRTNGDVMRVQCTPLPDGGRMLTYTPVTDIVRSSDELKLLRDALENVQDGVLLLDSDLNAAFMNRRMRRFWEVSDEEAAGRPAYASLVRRVHRASAPDLPPSELARFPSKRVEEVKAGDHVRDLQTPDGRRIRAHCTTMSNGGRMLTYVDITDLTQKAKMLETLATTDPLTGLFNRRHFLESLDAEWSRFQRYYRSVSVLMLDIDHFKSVNDRYGHAVGDAAIKTVAAACLDGKRKSDIVGRLGGEEFAVLLPETSLSRARTVAERIRKRVMSSLIAAHKIQFGVTVSIGIAEASVSMSGIDALMGAADHALYQAKAEGRNRCIAWAPPPPASKAAE, encoded by the coding sequence ATGCCCCGCTTGACGCCGGAACGAACGTTCCTGGCCGGGAAAATTATCTTCAACTTCGGGCAATCATCGCTCGATTGCGTGGTGCGCCGCATGTCGGAGGAAGGAGCGACGCTCCAGCTCGAGACGGGCCTTGGCGTGCCCGACCAATTCCAGTTGAAGCTTGCAGATGACGAGCTGCTGGCATGCCGCGTGGTCTGGCGTTCCGACCGCGAGATCGGTGTCGCACTCGGCAGGGTCGGAGGCGAGGTTCGGAACGAGGCCCCGTCTGCACGGCGCGGCGATGCCTTGATGCGCAGCCAGATGCTGGCGCTGCGCGCGGCGCTCGATCACGTGCCGACCGGCATCGTGCTGCTCGACGCGCAGCTCAGGGCGCGTCTCATCAACCGGTCATTCCGCCAGATGTGGCGGCTGCCCGAAGAGGTTGCCGACAGCAATCCGTCGATCCTCACGCTGCTCTATCACGGACGGGATACCGGGGCCTACGAAGTGGCGGCCGCGGAGCTCGACGCGCTCGTTGCGATGCGCGTCCGCCAGATCGAGGCAGGAGACCCCACGCCGGTCGATCTGCGTCGAACCAACGGCGACGTCATGCGCGTGCAGTGCACCCCTCTGCCCGACGGTGGGAGGATGCTGACCTACACGCCCGTCACCGATATCGTGCGTTCCTCCGACGAGCTGAAGCTTCTGCGAGATGCGCTGGAGAACGTCCAGGACGGCGTGCTTCTCCTCGATTCCGACCTGAACGCGGCCTTCATGAACCGGCGGATGCGGCGATTCTGGGAGGTCAGCGACGAGGAGGCAGCGGGCCGGCCGGCCTACGCGTCGCTGGTGCGGCGCGTGCATCGTGCCAGCGCGCCCGATCTGCCTCCAAGCGAGCTCGCGAGATTTCCGAGCAAGCGCGTGGAAGAGGTCAAGGCCGGCGATCACGTGCGCGACCTTCAGACGCCTGACGGCCGGCGCATCCGCGCCCATTGCACCACGATGTCGAATGGCGGCCGCATGCTGACCTATGTCGACATCACCGATCTCACGCAAAAGGCCAAGATGCTGGAGACGCTGGCCACCACCGATCCGCTCACCGGCCTGTTCAACCGCCGCCATTTCCTCGAAAGCCTCGATGCCGAATGGAGCCGCTTCCAGCGCTATTATCGCTCCGTCTCGGTGTTGATGCTCGATATCGACCACTTCAAGTCGGTCAACGACCGCTACGGTCATGCGGTCGGCGACGCCGCGATCAAGACGGTCGCGGCTGCGTGCCTCGATGGCAAGCGCAAGTCTGATATCGTCGGCCGTCTTGGCGGCGAGGAGTTCGCGGTTCTGCTCCCCGAAACCAGCCTGTCCCGCGCTAGAACGGTCGCCGAGCGTATCCGCAAGCGCGTGATGAGCTCGCTTATCGCAGCTCACAAGATCCAGTTCGGCGTCACCGTGAGCATCGGCATCGCCGAGGCCAGCGTCAGCATGTCCGGCATCGACGCGCTGATGGGCGCAGCCGATCACGCGCTCTACCAAGCCAAGGCCGAAGGCCGCAATCGCTGCATCGCCTGGGCGCCCCCGCCGCCCGCAAGCAAGGCGGCGGAGTAA
- a CDS encoding carboxymuconolactone decarboxylase family protein: MRLPILDPKDLSNEQKPLYDDMRAGIKDHFKGFVNMREDGALLGPWNPWLREPRFGGPVWELVKAIASNPLLPAPVREVAILVTGSHFRSGYELYAHVLVAEQRGLSDEKLATIVAGQRPVDLTKQEAVAYDVASALVSGGVLPELTWRAAVKEFGEHGAAELSYLVGVYCMVSVTLNTFDVPVPD, translated from the coding sequence GTGCGCCTTCCCATTCTCGATCCAAAAGACCTGAGCAACGAGCAGAAGCCGCTCTATGACGACATGCGAGCGGGCATCAAGGATCATTTCAAGGGTTTTGTGAACATGCGCGAGGACGGTGCGCTGCTCGGGCCCTGGAATCCGTGGCTCCGCGAGCCGCGTTTCGGCGGACCGGTGTGGGAGCTGGTCAAGGCGATCGCATCGAATCCACTGCTGCCGGCGCCGGTGCGCGAGGTCGCCATTCTGGTCACCGGCTCGCATTTCCGCTCCGGCTACGAGCTCTACGCCCACGTGCTGGTCGCGGAGCAGCGCGGCCTGTCGGATGAGAAGCTCGCGACAATCGTGGCCGGCCAGCGGCCCGTCGACCTGACCAAGCAGGAGGCCGTCGCCTACGACGTGGCGTCCGCGCTGGTGAGCGGCGGCGTGCTACCCGAGCTGACCTGGCGCGCGGCGGTGAAGGAGTTCGGCGAGCACGGCGCCGCCGAACTGTCCTATCTCGTCGGCGTCTATTGCATGGTCTCGGTCACGCTGAACACGTTCGACGTGCCGGTGCCGGACTAG
- a CDS encoding serine hydrolase domain-containing protein, producing MDPAALARWVAFGKTHSFDSLLIVRHGVIVLDAYYAPSTPETPHVINSATKAVTATLIAMLLKDGQLDSLDHPILDFFAYRDIANLDERKKSITVQHLLDMTSGFEWEEGFEGGREQSLIDLGNSPDWIKFILDRPMAHAPGETFYYNSGNSYLLSAIITKLTGKRAQEYAKTRLFEPLGIAPPYWREAPRGLTQGSGGLELKPRDMAKIGYLYLHHGEWAGRQLVPPEFVEAITHATVNMQASYDPNLRYANQFWVMPDRHVFMAWGYHCQAIMVFPEHDIVTVVTAHDNCPSKRLARDISAAVTSEAALPANPAAAAELAKALRDAAVAQ from the coding sequence ATGGACCCGGCGGCGCTCGCCAGGTGGGTCGCGTTCGGCAAGACCCATAGCTTCGACAGCCTGCTGATCGTCCGTCACGGCGTGATCGTGCTTGATGCCTACTATGCCCCGTCTACGCCTGAGACGCCCCACGTCATCAACTCCGCCACCAAGGCCGTCACCGCCACGCTGATTGCGATGCTCCTCAAGGACGGACAGCTCGATAGCCTGGATCACCCCATCCTCGATTTCTTCGCCTATCGTGACATCGCAAATCTCGACGAGCGGAAGAAATCCATAACGGTGCAACACCTGCTCGACATGACGTCGGGCTTCGAGTGGGAGGAGGGCTTTGAAGGCGGCCGGGAGCAATCGCTCATCGACCTCGGAAACAGTCCCGACTGGATCAAGTTCATTCTCGATCGCCCGATGGCACATGCGCCTGGCGAAACGTTCTATTACAACAGCGGCAATTCATATCTTTTGTCTGCCATCATCACCAAGTTGACCGGCAAGCGCGCGCAGGAGTACGCGAAGACAAGGCTGTTCGAGCCGCTCGGCATCGCGCCGCCATACTGGCGCGAGGCACCACGCGGGCTCACGCAGGGATCCGGCGGGCTCGAGCTGAAGCCGCGCGACATGGCCAAGATCGGCTATCTCTATCTGCATCACGGCGAATGGGCAGGCCGGCAATTGGTGCCGCCGGAGTTTGTCGAGGCGATCACGCATGCCACGGTGAACATGCAAGCCTCCTACGATCCAAACCTGCGCTACGCCAACCAGTTCTGGGTGATGCCCGACAGACACGTTTTCATGGCCTGGGGCTATCACTGTCAGGCAATCATGGTTTTCCCCGAGCACGACATCGTCACGGTCGTGACTGCCCACGACAATTGCCCGTCCAAGAGACTTGCCCGCGATATCTCGGCCGCCGTGACGTCGGAGGCCGCATTGCCGGCTAATCCGGCCGCGGCTGCCGAGCTTGCGAAGGCGCTTCGCGACGCTGCGGTCGCGCAGTAA
- a CDS encoding peroxidase-related enzyme (This protein belongs to a clade of uncharacterized proteins related to peroxidases such as the alkylhydroperoxidase AhpD.), with protein MSEVVHTFTATIPTWSPYVTPVELASATPEQLAAMKVTPSNKGVSPYVLTLAHDPESLEVRSPLFNMIMYGKDGLSSAERELGALSASIVNRCIYCAAVHASRFIGLSGRNDVVEQIFADERDAKLETRQQALFDFATKLSTTPIEATTDDAHRLADAGLSELEQLDLVLSAAIFGWANRLMHTLGEPVA; from the coding sequence ATGAGCGAGGTCGTTCACACCTTCACCGCCACGATCCCGACCTGGTCGCCTTACGTCACTCCGGTCGAGCTCGCATCCGCAACGCCGGAGCAGCTCGCGGCGATGAAGGTCACGCCGTCGAACAAGGGCGTCTCGCCTTACGTGCTGACTTTGGCGCATGATCCGGAATCGCTCGAGGTTCGCTCGCCGCTGTTCAACATGATCATGTATGGCAAGGACGGCCTGTCCTCAGCGGAGCGCGAGCTCGGTGCGCTGAGCGCCTCCATCGTCAATCGCTGCATCTATTGCGCAGCCGTCCACGCCTCGCGCTTCATCGGCCTCTCGGGACGAAACGATGTCGTCGAGCAGATCTTTGCCGACGAACGCGACGCGAAGCTGGAGACGCGGCAGCAGGCATTGTTCGATTTCGCCACGAAACTCTCGACGACGCCGATCGAGGCCACGACGGATGATGCACACCGGCTGGCTGACGCTGGTCTCAGCGAGCTCGAGCAGCTCGACCTCGTGCTCTCGGCCGCGATCTTCGGCTGGGCCAACCGGCTGATGCACACGCTGGGCGAGCCGGTGGCGTGA
- a CDS encoding CMD domain-containing protein: MAGVPEGSRLGQALKARAEILRLSEAAHDAVLLPREPGGLSHGLRAALAARMCRHVGDVALTAHYESYLAHSHDLDVAALAEPGGTCGNVLNDAMARHADLLTLSPRKATRLDVETLKAAGVGEADIVRLSELAAFVNYQLRVVAGLKLLQAVEAR, translated from the coding sequence ATGGCCGGCGTGCCCGAGGGGTCGCGGCTCGGTCAGGCGCTGAAAGCGCGCGCCGAGATTCTGCGCCTGAGCGAAGCCGCCCATGACGCGGTTCTGCTGCCGCGCGAACCCGGCGGACTGAGCCACGGCCTGCGCGCGGCGCTCGCGGCGCGCATGTGCCGGCATGTCGGCGATGTCGCGCTGACCGCGCACTACGAATCCTATCTCGCGCATTCGCATGATCTGGATGTCGCCGCCCTCGCCGAGCCCGGTGGCACTTGCGGCAATGTGCTGAACGACGCCATGGCGCGCCACGCCGACCTGTTGACGCTCTCCCCGCGCAAGGCGACACGACTGGACGTCGAGACACTGAAAGCCGCAGGCGTCGGCGAGGCCGACATCGTGCGGCTGTCCGAGCTCGCCGCTTTCGTGAACTATCAGTTGCGGGTTGTTGCGGGCCTGAAACTTCTCCAAGCAGTCGAGGCCCGATGA
- a CDS encoding PLP-dependent cysteine synthase family protein, which yields MPKEPAPFRHQNPAGPAYRRGWVDEAVAAIEADQCRTADTHLIRLIVPALTGIDIYLKDESTHPTGSLKHRLARSLFLYALCNGHIREGTPVIEASSGSTAVSEAYFAQMIGVPFYAVMPRTTSAEKIAAIAHYGGNCHLIDDGRALYAEAAALAARLNGHYMDQFTFAERATDWRGNNNIAESIFTQLKGEPRPVPDWIVMGAGTGGTSATIGRYLRYRQYPTRLCVADVEHSAFFDCFHTQDRTQICERPSLIEGVGRPRCEPSFVPGVVDRMMKIPDAATIAAMNLLTRRLRRAVGGSTGTNFLALCRIASQMRNAGETGSLLTLICDSGDRYRQTYYEPQWLAARGLDPAPYEAELSALLETGKPLSFAVADVANPQSSRGGA from the coding sequence ATGCCAAAGGAGCCAGCCCCTTTCCGCCATCAAAACCCGGCCGGACCGGCCTACAGGCGCGGCTGGGTCGACGAGGCTGTGGCGGCGATCGAAGCGGACCAGTGCCGCACGGCTGATACGCACCTGATCCGCCTGATCGTGCCGGCGCTCACCGGCATCGACATCTATCTGAAGGATGAATCGACCCACCCGACCGGCAGCCTGAAGCATCGTCTGGCGCGATCGCTGTTCCTCTACGCGCTCTGCAACGGCCACATCCGCGAAGGCACGCCGGTGATCGAGGCCTCGTCGGGATCGACGGCGGTGTCGGAAGCCTACTTCGCGCAGATGATCGGCGTGCCCTTTTATGCGGTGATGCCGCGCACGACCTCGGCGGAGAAGATCGCCGCGATCGCGCATTATGGCGGCAACTGCCATCTGATCGACGATGGCCGCGCGCTCTATGCGGAGGCCGCCGCGCTCGCCGCGCGGCTGAACGGCCACTACATGGATCAGTTCACCTTTGCCGAGCGCGCTACCGACTGGCGCGGCAACAACAACATCGCCGAGTCGATCTTTACCCAGCTCAAGGGCGAGCCGCGCCCGGTGCCGGACTGGATCGTGATGGGCGCCGGCACCGGCGGCACCTCGGCGACCATCGGGCGCTATTTGCGCTATCGGCAATATCCGACGCGACTGTGCGTTGCCGACGTCGAGCATTCCGCCTTCTTCGACTGCTTCCACACCCAGGACCGCACGCAGATCTGCGAGCGGCCCTCGCTGATCGAAGGCGTCGGCCGTCCGCGCTGCGAGCCCTCCTTCGTGCCCGGCGTGGTCGACCGCATGATGAAGATTCCGGACGCCGCGACGATCGCCGCGATGAATTTGCTGACACGCCGGCTGCGCCGGGCGGTCGGCGGATCCACCGGCACCAATTTCCTGGCGTTGTGCCGCATCGCCTCGCAGATGCGCAATGCGGGCGAGACGGGATCGCTGCTGACGCTGATCTGCGACTCCGGCGACCGTTACCGGCAGACCTATTACGAGCCGCAATGGCTGGCCGCACGCGGACTCGATCCCGCACCTTATGAAGCCGAGTTGTCGGCCCTCCTGGAAACGGGCAAGCCGCTCAGCTTTGCGGTCGCGGATGTGGCAAACCCACAGAGCTCGCGAGGTGGCGCGTGA
- a CDS encoding LysR family transcriptional regulator: protein MNNEIIDIRLLEAFAAVMSAGSITGAARLLGRSQPVVTRQIQDLEADVGYLLFTRNGPRISPTAKGVLFHAEVERLLMGLKHIRQRANAIGAGALPVLSLAAIPALAAGFVPAALAALERELLPGQVHVQALSAENVVQSVLSQSVDFGLASLPVQHPGLDVQWVCEVPCVACLAMDHPLAKKKVIRLKDLSGGRLLTMANPYRLRRRVDEALEREAVVPAEVIDTNSSMTAIAMAKQSLGIAIVEPVLTSSLPVEGVVTRRLDVSIPFLFAALSPTGRELTPTVASLNGALRAAVALMPGAKLHSGAAASLEPDEAVDEFEKANS, encoded by the coding sequence ATGAACAATGAAATTATCGACATCCGGCTCTTGGAGGCCTTCGCGGCGGTGATGTCGGCCGGCAGCATCACCGGCGCGGCACGGCTGCTCGGCCGTTCGCAGCCGGTGGTGACGCGGCAGATCCAGGACCTCGAGGCCGATGTCGGCTACCTCCTGTTCACCCGCAATGGACCGCGCATCAGCCCGACGGCGAAGGGCGTGTTGTTTCATGCCGAGGTCGAGCGGCTGTTGATGGGCCTGAAGCACATCCGCCAGCGTGCCAACGCGATCGGCGCCGGCGCGCTTCCGGTGCTGAGCCTCGCCGCAATCCCGGCGCTCGCCGCGGGCTTCGTCCCGGCTGCGCTTGCCGCGCTGGAGCGCGAGCTGTTGCCGGGCCAGGTGCATGTGCAGGCGCTCTCGGCCGAGAACGTCGTGCAGTCGGTGCTGTCGCAATCGGTGGATTTCGGGCTCGCCAGCCTGCCGGTCCAGCATCCCGGCCTCGACGTGCAATGGGTCTGCGAGGTGCCGTGTGTCGCTTGCCTCGCGATGGATCATCCGCTCGCGAAGAAGAAGGTGATCCGGCTGAAAGATCTCAGCGGCGGCCGGCTTCTGACGATGGCCAATCCCTACCGGCTGCGCCGCCGGGTGGACGAAGCGCTGGAGCGCGAGGCGGTGGTGCCCGCAGAGGTCATCGACACCAATTCCTCGATGACCGCGATCGCGATGGCCAAGCAGTCGCTCGGCATCGCCATCGTCGAGCCGGTGCTGACGTCGAGCCTTCCGGTGGAAGGCGTCGTCACCCGGCGTCTCGATGTCTCCATTCCCTTTCTGTTTGCTGCACTCTCGCCAACCGGGCGCGAGCTGACGCCGACTGTCGCCTCCCTCAACGGCGCGCTGCGCGCGGCGGTGGCGCTGATGCCCGGCGCGAAGCTGCACAGCGGCGCGGCCGCAAGCCTCGAACCCGATGAGGCGGTCGACGAATTCGAGAAGGCCAATTCATGA
- a CDS encoding NAD(P)-binding domain-containing protein, which translates to MTTMTPNAAGLATLEERLKQDLSWLELPAKSWVPRRAVEGEAVVDVVIVGAGMAGLVASAMLKRLGVDNHLVLDRARAGKEGPWVTFARMRTLRSPKELTGPAMGMPALTFRAFYEAQYGRDAWKALDRAPRTMWMDYLVWYRKVLNLPVRNEVTVERIHARADELFELDVSERGAPRKILARHVVLATGRDGLGGVYVPPLADGIDRHFWAHSSDAIDFEKLCGRRVAVVGAGASAMDNAAVALESGAARLDLFIRRADIPRINKFTGIGSQGVVHGFAGLTDAWKWRFLDHTLKAQTPPPRQSVLRVSGYPHARFHLASPIDDLAVKGDHLVVTTPKGRYETDFIIFGTGFKVDLALRPELEEFAPHIRFWRDRFPAPVGMDNAELEGSPDLGDIFQFQERVAGACPMLSRLYCFNYPATLSHGKLSGDIPAISEGADRLARGIVRRLFVEDRELHFANLKAFATAEILGDEWTDADATPQPAE; encoded by the coding sequence ATGACGACGATGACGCCAAACGCAGCCGGCCTCGCGACGCTCGAAGAGCGACTCAAGCAGGACCTCTCGTGGCTGGAATTGCCGGCCAAATCCTGGGTTCCGCGGCGCGCCGTGGAGGGCGAGGCCGTCGTCGACGTCGTGATCGTCGGCGCCGGCATGGCGGGCCTCGTTGCCTCGGCCATGTTGAAGCGGCTCGGCGTCGACAACCATTTGGTGCTCGATCGTGCGCGCGCAGGCAAAGAAGGGCCATGGGTCACTTTCGCGCGGATGCGCACGCTGCGCTCGCCGAAGGAATTGACCGGCCCCGCGATGGGCATGCCGGCGCTGACCTTCCGCGCGTTCTATGAAGCGCAATACGGCCGCGACGCCTGGAAGGCGCTCGACCGCGCGCCGCGCACGATGTGGATGGATTATCTCGTCTGGTACCGCAAGGTGCTCAACCTGCCGGTCCGCAACGAGGTGACGGTCGAGCGCATCCACGCGCGTGCCGACGAGCTGTTCGAGCTCGACGTCAGCGAGCGCGGCGCGCCGCGAAAAATCCTGGCGCGTCACGTCGTGCTGGCGACGGGCCGCGACGGCCTCGGCGGGGTCTATGTGCCGCCGCTCGCCGATGGCATCGATCGGCACTTCTGGGCGCATTCGTCCGATGCGATCGACTTCGAAAAGCTGTGCGGCAGGCGCGTCGCCGTGGTCGGCGCTGGCGCATCCGCGATGGACAATGCGGCGGTGGCGCTGGAGAGCGGCGCTGCGCGGCTCGATCTGTTCATTCGCCGTGCCGACATTCCGCGCATCAACAAATTCACCGGCATCGGCAGCCAGGGTGTCGTGCACGGCTTTGCCGGCCTCACCGACGCATGGAAATGGCGCTTCCTCGATCACACGCTGAAAGCGCAGACGCCGCCGCCGCGGCAGAGCGTGCTGCGCGTCTCCGGCTATCCACACGCGCGTTTCCATCTCGCAAGCCCGATCGACGATCTCGCCGTCAAAGGCGATCATCTCGTCGTGACGACGCCGAAGGGTCGCTATGAGACCGACTTCATCATCTTCGGCACCGGCTTCAAGGTCGACCTCGCGTTGCGGCCCGAGCTTGAGGAGTTCGCCCCGCATATCCGCTTCTGGCGCGATCGCTTCCCGGCGCCCGTGGGTATGGACAATGCCGAGCTGGAAGGCTCGCCCGACCTCGGCGACATCTTCCAGTTCCAGGAGAGAGTGGCCGGCGCCTGTCCGATGCTGTCGCGGCTCTACTGCTTCAACTATCCGGCGACGCTCAGCCACGGCAAGCTCTCCGGCGATATCCCCGCGATCAGCGAAGGCGCTGACCGGCTCGCCCGCGGCATCGTCCGCCGGCTCTTCGTCGAGGATCGCGAGCTTCACTTCGCCAATCTCAAGGCGTTCGCCACGGCCGAGATCCTCGGCGACGAATGGACCGACGCCGACGCCACTCCCCAACCCGCCGAGTAA
- a CDS encoding citrate-proton symporter: MQTNRKAIVAAIAGNAMEWYDFTVFALMTPVIKNLFFPVDPKVPGSEINALLLTTALFGTGFFMRPVGGLVLGYFGDRKGRKAAMTLGMGIMALSVALLALTPTYATAGIAAPLIVLLARLLQGFSVGGEFGTSTAYLIEAAPAGRTGFYGSWQIAGQLMANVLGAVLGAILTLTFTQEQLAAGAWRIPFFVGLVIVPILLYMRAKVVEPEASQRNMAAVHKERFIAALKHPGRNFLIGMGMVVASAVSFYVTFGYTVTYAKEVLKLPLMQSFLVQMIAAIVMVVVVPVAGAVSDRYPRKPLLLASLTGYFVSLYPLYAWVISEPSIARLLVAQVVIGFFSAFFLGVYCTTLVELFPIRVRSTALAIVNNVAVLIFGGFAQFFVTWLIALTGSPLAPIFYVMIGVGLGLISVVAMRPEDSERGVAAAERVAEQVS, from the coding sequence ATGCAGACGAACAGAAAAGCCATCGTGGCGGCGATCGCCGGCAATGCGATGGAGTGGTACGATTTCACGGTGTTCGCGCTGATGACGCCGGTCATCAAGAACCTGTTCTTCCCGGTCGACCCGAAGGTTCCGGGCAGCGAGATCAACGCGCTGCTGCTCACCACGGCGCTGTTCGGCACCGGCTTCTTCATGCGGCCGGTCGGCGGCCTCGTGCTCGGCTATTTCGGCGACCGCAAGGGACGCAAGGCGGCGATGACGCTCGGCATGGGCATCATGGCGCTCTCGGTCGCGCTGCTCGCGCTGACGCCGACCTATGCGACGGCGGGCATCGCCGCGCCGCTGATCGTGCTGCTGGCGCGGCTGCTCCAGGGCTTTTCCGTTGGGGGTGAGTTTGGCACCTCGACCGCCTATCTGATCGAGGCTGCGCCTGCCGGCCGCACCGGCTTCTACGGCTCCTGGCAGATCGCAGGCCAGCTCATGGCCAACGTGCTCGGTGCCGTGCTCGGTGCCATCCTCACGCTCACGTTCACGCAGGAGCAGCTCGCGGCCGGCGCCTGGCGCATCCCGTTCTTCGTCGGGCTCGTGATCGTTCCGATCCTGCTCTACATGCGCGCCAAGGTCGTCGAGCCCGAAGCCTCCCAGCGCAACATGGCGGCTGTGCACAAGGAGCGCTTCATCGCCGCGTTGAAACATCCTGGCCGCAACTTCCTGATCGGCATGGGCATGGTGGTCGCGAGCGCAGTCTCGTTCTACGTCACTTTCGGTTATACCGTGACCTATGCCAAGGAAGTGCTGAAGCTGCCGCTGATGCAGAGCTTTCTGGTGCAGATGATCGCGGCAATCGTGATGGTCGTCGTCGTCCCCGTCGCCGGCGCTGTCTCCGACCGCTATCCGCGCAAGCCGCTGCTGCTTGCCTCGCTCACCGGGTATTTCGTCTCGCTCTATCCGCTCTATGCCTGGGTGATCTCCGAGCCGTCGATCGCAAGGCTCCTCGTCGCCCAGGTCGTGATCGGCTTCTTCAGCGCATTCTTCCTCGGCGTCTACTGCACCACGCTGGTCGAGCTGTTCCCGATCCGCGTTCGCTCGACGGCGCTTGCGATCGTCAACAACGTCGCGGTGCTGATCTTCGGCGGCTTCGCGCAGTTCTTCGTGACCTGGCTGATCGCGCTCACGGGCTCTCCGCTCGCGCCGATCTTTTACGTCATGATCGGCGTCGGTCTCGGCCTGATCTCGGTGGTCGCGATGCGGCCCGAGGACAGCGAGCGCGGCGTGGCTGCGGCGGAGCGCGTCGCCGAGCAGGTCTCGTGA
- a CDS encoding Lrp/AsnC family transcriptional regulator: MSGRLDRTDLKILRLLQNNGRLSNAELAEAVAISPATCHRRTQRLFEDGFIASVRAMVAPKKVAKGTLVMVGVVLDRSTPESFALFEQAVAKLKCVLDCHLVAGDFDYFLKIRVGDMEDFNRIHGEQLIALPGARQTRTFFVMKEVVDNAPLEF; the protein is encoded by the coding sequence ATGTCGGGAAGACTCGACCGCACCGATCTTAAGATATTGCGATTGCTGCAGAATAACGGCCGGCTCAGCAACGCGGAGCTGGCCGAAGCGGTCGCCATCAGCCCTGCCACCTGTCATCGCCGCACCCAGCGCCTGTTCGAGGACGGCTTTATCGCCTCGGTGCGCGCGATGGTCGCGCCGAAGAAGGTGGCGAAGGGCACGCTGGTGATGGTCGGCGTCGTGCTCGACCGCTCGACGCCGGAGAGCTTTGCGCTCTTCGAGCAGGCGGTGGCGAAGCTGAAATGCGTGCTCGACTGCCACCTCGTCGCCGGCGATTTCGATTATTTCCTGAAAATCCGGGTCGGCGACATGGAGGACTTCAACCGCATCCATGGCGAACAGCTCATCGCGCTGCCGGGCGCGCGCCAGACCCGCACCTTCTTCGTGATGAAGGAGGTCGTCGACAACGCGCCGCTGGAGTTCTAG
- a CDS encoding 1-aminocyclopropane-1-carboxylate deaminase: protein MKLEKFERYPLTFGPTPIEKLERLSKHLGGNVEIYAKREDCNSGLAYGGNKLRKLEYIVPDAIASNADTLVSIGGVQSNHTRMVAAVAAKIGMKCRLVQEAWVPHEDAVYDRVGNILLSRVMGADVRLVEDGFDIGIRKSWEQALEEVKAAGGKPYAIPAGASVHKYGGLGYVGFAEEVRKQEQDLGFKFDYIIVCTVTGSTHAGMLVGFAADGRARKVIGIDASFTPAQTKAQVLSIAQNTAKLVELGKEIVEDDVVLVEDYAYPTYGVPSEETKEAIRLTARLEGMITDPVYEGKSMQGLIDLTKKGYFEKGAKILYAHLGGAPALNGYAYAFRNG, encoded by the coding sequence ATGAAGCTGGAAAAGTTCGAGCGCTATCCACTGACCTTCGGGCCGACCCCCATCGAGAAACTGGAGCGGCTCTCAAAACATCTCGGCGGCAATGTCGAGATCTATGCCAAGCGTGAGGACTGCAATTCCGGTCTCGCCTATGGCGGCAACAAGCTGCGCAAGCTCGAATACATCGTTCCCGACGCGATCGCCTCGAATGCCGACACGCTGGTGTCGATCGGCGGCGTGCAGTCCAACCACACCCGCATGGTCGCCGCGGTCGCGGCCAAGATCGGCATGAAGTGCCGCCTGGTGCAGGAAGCCTGGGTGCCGCACGAGGACGCCGTGTACGACCGCGTCGGCAACATCCTGCTGTCGCGCGTGATGGGCGCCGACGTGCGTCTCGTCGAGGACGGCTTTGACATAGGCATCCGCAAGAGCTGGGAGCAGGCGCTCGAGGAAGTGAAGGCAGCGGGCGGCAAGCCTTACGCGATTCCCGCCGGTGCCTCCGTGCACAAATATGGCGGTCTCGGCTATGTCGGCTTCGCCGAAGAGGTGCGCAAGCAGGAGCAGGACCTCGGCTTCAAGTTCGACTACATCATCGTCTGCACCGTCACCGGCTCGACCCATGCGGGCATGCTGGTTGGTTTCGCCGCGGACGGCCGTGCGCGAAAAGTGATCGGTATCGACGCCTCCTTCACGCCGGCGCAGACCAAGGCACAGGTTCTTTCGATCGCGCAGAACACGGCAAAACTCGTCGAGCTCGGCAAGGAGATCGTCGAAGACGACGTCGTGCTGGTCGAGGACTACGCCTATCCCACCTACGGTGTGCCGTCGGAAGAGACAAAGGAAGCCATCCGCCTCACCGCGCGTCTCGAGGGCATGATCACCGACCCCGTTTACGAGGGCAAGTCGATGCAGGGCCTGATCGACCTTACCAAGAAGGGTTATTTCGAGAAGGGCGCGAAGATTCTCTACGCGCACCTCGGCGGCGCACCCGCGCTCAACGGCTACGCCTACGCGTTCCGGAACGGGTGA